One Microtus pennsylvanicus isolate mMicPen1 chromosome 10, mMicPen1.hap1, whole genome shotgun sequence genomic window, GCAAAGAAAGCTAGGTTGGGATCCCAAATACTTCTTCAATCTACTGAACTTAAACATTCACTAGATatgctaggcagatgctctaTCATCTTTTATAACCTGCCCAATCCAGTATGTGTATTCATGCGTAGATATACACACGGACTACTGTCTGCCACTgctctctcctgttctcacaAGCACTGCTTCCACAAATTATTAAGCGTGTCTTCCAACTGGTAAGAGATTACTGATGGACACTATGTAAAATAACAAAGTACGCTAACAACACTCCcagaaggtttttattttttcttcaaaacagtCGGCAGCTTTGAGGCAGGGAAGGGGGTACTAGGGAGACTTCAATTGGTAAAGTACTCGCAATTACAAGGAAATGAGCTtgggttcctagcactcacaaaTAAAGCAGCGCACAGTGGCATAGACCTGCACCTAGTGCTGGAAAGACACATGAGGAtttctggggtttgctggccaacTAGTCTTGTCAAACCCACGAGCTCCAAGCTCAGTGagggatcttgtctcaaaaaaagaaaagatggagaacAATAGAAGAGACCCAATGTCTACCtcttgcagacacacacatgaatatgaaCATTCACACTTCCCGCCACAAACAAGAAGTATTACTGGGGTTGAACATGGCTAGTGCAAGCCTGTaaatctcaggaggctgagaaaggattCTAAGTTCAAGGCCTCCCCTGGCTACACAGCAACGCCACCTTTCCTCAAGAATAAACAAAGACAGGGTCAGAGGGACattcacagttaagagcactggctgttcttcctgaggactcggttcagtttccagcaccacatggcagcttaccactgtctttaactccagtttctgaggatctggcatcctcacacaaacacatgcaggtaaacaccattgcacataaaaataaatcttttaaaaaaataaaacaagatgccCATGGCTATTAATTTCAACACTTAGGAGGCTCAGACAAAAGGATTTCCAAGCAGAGTCTTCTGCCACACACAAAGAATCCAGAGGCCAGGAAATGGCACGGTGGTTAAGAGATGGCacaagaagccgggcggtggtgacgcacgcctttaatcccagcactcgggaggcagaggcaggcggatctctgtgagttggagaccagcctggtctacaagagctagttccaggacaggctccaaaaccacagagaaaccctgtctcgaaaaaccaaaaaaaaaaaaaaaaaaaaagagatggcacaagagcatttgctgctcttgcagaggacccaggcttggttcccagcacccatgtgactcAAAACCATCCATTTTCTAGCCTGTGTGGGTgggcatgcaaacacacacacacacacacacacaagcacacacgcaagACACtcataaaacaaatctaaatcctgagtttgatcccaggaaccaccaaaataacaataaaagcataagcccaaccaagcaaacaacaaGCACCGCTGAGGTATCCTGTTCTTGTGCCTCATTTAACCCTACCAGTTCTGGAGGCATTGCCCATCCCCCTCGGATTTTGATCTGATTGTTTCCTTGCCTCACAAACTAagttcttcctcttttttaaagatttacttattatgtatacagtgttctgcctgcatgacaaaagaggacactagatctcattatagatgcttgtgacccaccatgtggttgctgggaattgtagccagtgctcttaacctttgagccatcttgtcagccccctAAGTTCTTCTTAAAAGTTTAATTCTCCCTTTAAGTTCTTTTAAGAAAAGAACTAtcagggtctggagaggtggctcagtgaccGGAGTTCAACTGCCAGCAACCAtgtggcagcccacaactgtagctccagttccgggggtctgacacactcacacagacacacatgcaggcaaagcaccaatgcacatacaacaaataaatcttaaaaagaaagaagtcatcTAAACCTAACAACCAAAGCAAGAAGAGGCTAAATAATGTGGGCCCCGAAGAGTCTTCCTTGGGTTGGGTCCTTGACTTCTTGTATATTGCTCTAGCTGGCCATTTCCCGAGATGTCTTTTTCTAATAAACTGAGAAAAGCGGCCTGGGTACTCACAATAATACAACCTTCTATCCGCATATTCACTTGCTCATACAGCCAGACCTGAATCCGAGAcctctgaaataaaaataagaatgttttTAGAAATATACACACGCCCGCACCATTACGTTGATTCCATAGTGAATGACTTATAGAAACGTTCCAATGAATATAAGGCAAACATTGTAGGTCAGTAGCCTACATCTAAGAGTTGGTATCTCGGTTAACTTGctgagaaacatttttatttaataaatgctcGGACAGGGCTGTTCAAACTAATTTTCCTACATTCTCAAGACTTTATCACTGCTCCCAGCATGAATACATTTACAGTTAAACTTGTTCACAGCATGGCGCACACACAAGAAAGTTTCTATAGACCAAAACCTTCTTAAGCAAAATCGAGACTCAAAATCGTGAGAATACCGCTCCCTCCCTTGTCAATTTTCCTAGTCACACATCTAACCTCAATTCCAGCGATTAAAAATGACACAGGCTTAAAACGATTTTTTATCTTTGTTGTAACATTCTCAAATTAACACTGCTAAAAATCTCTCCTAAGAGGGGCATTTGCCACTCACTCctctgtatctttctttttttaggtttattttgttcatttttagctcagctaagagaaaaaaaataatattcaaatggCACTGTTAAGTTTACCAACAGATCATGTGAGTGATTTAGTTTTTGCAGAGAGTAACGGAATTGTATGCACGTTGAATGAGGCACAGACGTACACCATTTTATTAATTAACGCTCTCGGAGCAGGCTTATTCTCAACTGTGGTCCCCCTCGGTTTTTTAAGTCTACAGCACAGGATCAGGGATGCTGGTACAAAAATAGCCAAAAAAGCGCAACTTTCATTTCAGTGACAGTAAGAAAATAGTTAACAAATAACTTACGTACGTTTTGCAAGTATCTGAAGATGAGGTTCTGCACCGCGGCGATCAAGGAAAAGAACTGTACACAGCAGAGACTCTGCTCCCGCCCTCACCTGATTCTCCAGCGCCCCAACACCAGGCCCGCCGCACCCGCAAACACTAGTGACCACCTAGAAACTCAGAAGGCACCCACTCCCCCACCGCCCTCGTTTCACCCTGGTGGCCCGCATCCTCCTCTTGCATTCCGCCGACCCCGCTTCCGTTCCGCAGCGCTCGCCCCGCACGGTCCGCCCGAGCCCGCCTCCCGCAGCCCTTCAACTCCGCGCGCTTTCCCGCCGCCTCGGCCGCCCCGGGGCCTCACGGGAAGAGCGGCCCGCAACGGGCTCCCCTGCTCCCCGCCCGTGGGGACGCTCACGGCGTCTACGGACCCAAAGCCCAGAGTTCACACGCAGCGTAGGATACGATGGGCTGCACCATCACTTTCTGCACCTTCTGGCCCTGGCCGCGGTACGCCATGGTGAAAGTCACAAAGACCGCACGAGCAGGAAGGCCTCCTCAGACAGCGACTTCCGGAAGACCGACCTGGAAACGGAAGTGCATGTGGTCATAGGCGACCGGGGCCGCTCCTGGGAAACGCCTCTCTAGGCGCGAGGCGCCTTTTCTCTATGCTTATTACCTTCGCAGGCCGCCTTCCAAGGTTGGTCCTCCCGCGCCACCTGGTGGAAGGCTGGGGGCGCACAGGGGCTTCGGCCAGGCGCCTGCGCAACAGTTGGCTTGCTTCTGCTTAAGGGCTATTTTTGACAGCTGTTCTGGAAGTTAGGCTTGGTAGCTGCGCAGGGAGGAGCATCTTATCCAACACCATCTGCAGACCTCCCTTATTCATTCTGGGTCGTGCCGGACGCAATGGTGTTGCTGTGGTTTATGCCAATAACAGATTCAAGTCTCATCACCTTTATATTGTTACTATTGATGGCAACTGAAGATGGCAATCTCTCTAGCTCGAAAGTGCTCAAATAGGCTTGCTGGGCTCAGATCCCTCGGAGAGTTGTGCGACTGATGACACGTCATTAGGACTCAACATCTCTGATTCGCTCTCCTCTGAagtgaaaattaattaatttgtttgtttcaagacagggtttctctgtgtggtcttggctgtcctggaactcgctcttgtctacaacaaggctggcctcgaactcatagactTCTACTTGCCTGTCTCCCTCGTGCTCGGATTACAGGCACACGCCTGTATAAAATGCCTGGAGACTTAAACGTACCTCTGCAGGACTGAAGACTCAAGGAGGTAATAATGCACACGTGTTCTTGAACTATATTAGATTTGCcggcacctgtaatctcagctcatGGAAGATGGAAGCAAGAGTATCAGTTTAAGATCATCTGCTAAATAGTGTGTTCCAGATCAATATAAGCTACATGagcccttgtttcaaaaacaaacaaaaaacaaaaacaaaataaaacaagccacaCAAGGTTAAAACTGATAAATTTGAGATAAAttggaaatgtaagtcaaaacatgtttgccgggcgatggtggcacacacctttaatcccagcacattggagggagaggcaggcagatctctgtgagttcgaggccaatgtagtatacaaagagagttctaggacagccaggactgttaaacagagaaacaaaccctgtctcaaaacaaaaaacaaaaacaaaaaaaaacacaaaacaaaaaaacaaaacaaaacaaaaaaacaaacccacatgCATTTCGTAGGGACAAAGAGCCAGCCAAAGaaatccaccccatctgtgaaaccagagacagtgaaagaaacacaccctagCTCTGAGACccaagccagtgaaagaaacacaccctagCTCTGAGACccaagccagtgaaagaaatctttagccctgaacccagaaccagaGAAACACACTTTGATCCTAGAATCAGAGTCAgtaaaagaaatatgccctggccctGAAATTAGAGCCCAAGGCTAAAgggtcagtgaaagaaacacactttggtcctgaaaccagagccaaatctGCCCTGaccaacaaaacagaaagccaacCAGTCCCTGTGTAgagaaaccaaccaatccctgagcacaagGTCTAGCCAATCTGAGCTCAAGGAACTGAAATCTGACCAATCCCCACCCAGGAAATCTTTTCCCTGGaaaaactccacccctaagaagccctataaaAGTCCTGCACCTCTTCAGTTTGCTGCTGCCTTTCCCACTCTGGACAGGCAGACATTCTGCTGGACTCTTccccccaataaatctcttgaataaGGTTTGTGTGAAGACCTTTTTCCTGAATGGagcagagaagtaacaacttCTCTCCGGAGCTGGGGTGGAGAAGAGCAGAACAGGGCTGGCAAAGGAGAGCTGTTACACTCTGGGGAACCAGAGCCAAAGGGAAGCCCTGTCCTGCTGGAGCAGGGCTTTTGCACTTGGGAAGGCTTTCCCTAGAGCAGCAGCTGTAAACTGCTATGCTTACTGTGGCCTGTGCTAATCCTTGACTCCCAGTTGCCAGAATCCAGATCCGAGCTGTACCACTTAGCATCCATTCCTTGGCCCCGCTGCCAGAATCCGTTTCTCAGGACATGGTTTCTCCgcttaacagtcctggctgcacTGGAActcacttctgcctcctgagtgctggaattaaaggcatatgccaccaccacccagtgcttACACATTTATTACATACACTTAAGGCCCTGGGGAAATGACTAGGTAGGACCCAAATCCAATCACCTACTCAAAAGCTGGACACAGGCAGTGTGCGCCTGTGAATTCGGCAAAGGAGGGCGCCTGGGTGTGCTGGCCGGCTAGTCCAgcttaattgtcaagtcctgtgTTGCCTACTCAGTTCTGTTATGGCGTGGCTTTTGGTTTGGGTCAAATTTTACTCAACTGGAatattcactttttctttttctttttttttttttcagtcacttcatagactaggctggcctcaaactcacggagattctcttgcctcccaagtgctaggattaaaggtgcgtgctaccaccgcccggctggaataTTCACTTTCTAATAAGGAAGCTCAGAACTGAAGCTGAGGAATTTGGAAGGTGTCTAAGGGGACCAATATCTTCACGGATAGCACTTAGGTCAAATAGCAGAATCAAAATGCACTTAGCTGGGGTCTTCTTTAGATAAGAATAGCAGGAATACCAATCTTATAAGAgtattatgataaaaaaaaagacacggtctcattctgtagccacagctgtcctggaactcgatctgtagaccaggctggcctgaactcacagagattctcctgcctctgcctcctgtgctgggaaGAAACTAGTTGtaagctacaaaaagaaacatttttttttacatgggataattatttctttaaaaagaatgtatCACACTCCAAACTATAGTGgaatattgtttgtgttttattttatttatttttttttaaatatttctttatttattatgtatacaatattctgtctgtgtgtatgtctgcaggccagaagagggcaccaggtctcattacagatggttgtgagccaccatgtggttgctgggaattgaactcaggacctttggaagagcaggcaatgctcttaaccactgagccatctctccagcccttttttttttttatttattatgtatacaacgttccttccatgcctgcctgcatgccagaagagggcaccaaatctcattacagatggttgtgagccaccatgtggttgctgggaattgaactcaggacctttggaagagcaggcaatgctcttaacctctgagccatctctccagccccctgtttgtgttttaataaataaagtttgcctgacgATCAAAGGGCAAAGCAGTCACAATTCAATGAATACATTCAATAATAGAAACTTGAGCAAAACCTTGGTTTAAATTGCAAATCAATCATAATGTTCTTGTAAATCTTGAGGTTTTCATGAGCTTCCTGATGTCTGTAAAAGATGCTGAGGTGCACTAGCTCAAAGAGAGACCCTCCTGATTTGACTGACATGGTATCTCATGTATCTCTCATACTCCAGACTGGCTCAAAttcctggccttgaactgctaattctcctgcttctgcatcctaACTGCTTGCCACCATAGCCAGCCACTTCGTGAATATTACAGACCTCTCTCCAGTCTGATGAAGTTCCATTTCACCTGGAAGCCTCACAACTTGCTGGGCATTTGGTACTCAAAAAAGCATGACAAGGATATTGGGAAGCTAGAGAGTATCCAGAAAAGATCAGCAAGCCCTGCAATGAGTCAAGAGTGACTCACCCATTCATGTTACTCCTTTGGTCATGAATTTAGCTGTTGAAGCTCTAAACCGCTAGCACTTCAGAATGGGGCTGTATTTGAAGATAAGATGGTCTCTTCCTaactatttattttgagatagggctgAAGAGGCAATTAAGATGGTGTGAAATCTCCTGAGTGGGACTGAACC contains:
- the Snrpe gene encoding small nuclear ribonucleoprotein E, translated to MAYRGQGQKVQKVMVQPINLIFRYLQNRSRIQVWLYEQVNMRIEGCIIGFDEYMNLVLDDAEEIHSKTKSRKQLGRIMLKGDNITLLQSVSN